In Nymphaea colorata isolate Beijing-Zhang1983 chromosome 3, ASM883128v2, whole genome shotgun sequence, a genomic segment contains:
- the LOC116251160 gene encoding uncharacterized protein LOC116251160, which translates to MNIDRGYGVDVRSLSSSSIARFAYGFTSSSSADATNGTLASRAKGVRCVCIQRKGTYERISINLTALQEERLRRLKHRIKACFDSSRPDHQEALKALWSAAYPGEELHGLISEQWKEMGWQGRDPSTDFRGAGFIALENLLFFAKTFSASFQYVLNKQGGKRATWEYPFAVAGVNITFMIIQMLDLHSSKPRTLIGAVFMQMLAEDEWAFDLLYCIAFVVMDAQWLAKNASYMDFNDVLKSTRAQLEKEFLLEDVYRIEDMPSYNLLSQY; encoded by the exons ATGAACATTGATCGCGGGTACGGCGTCGACGTACGGTCGCTCTCGAGCTCTTCGATCGCGCGCTTTGCTTACGGCTTCACCTCCTCTTCGTCCG CTGATGCAACAAATGGCACATTGGCTTCGCGTGCTAAAGGTGTTCGGTGTGTCTGTATCCAACGAAAAGGGACTTATGAACGTATATCCATTAATTTAACTGCGCTGCAG GAAGAGCGGTTAAGACGTCTGAAGCATCGGATTAAAGCATGCTTTGATTCCTCACGCCCCGATCATCAG GAGGCTCTCAAAGCCCTTTGGTCAGCTGCATACCCTGGGGAGGAGCTCCATGGTTTAATATCAGAACAATGGAAAGAAATGGGATGGCAGGGAAGAGACCCATCAACCGATTTCAG GGGTGCTGGTTTCATTGCTTTGGAGAACCTGCTCTTCTTTGCAAAAACATTTTCT GCATCTTTCCAATATGTATTAAACAAACAGGGAGGAAAACGTGCCACTTGGGAGTATCCATTTGCTGTTGCTGGAGTGAACATTACGTTTATGATCATTCAAATGCTTGACCTGCACTCCT CAAAACCAAGGACGTTGATTGGTGCAGTGTTCATGCAAATGCTTGCAG AGGACGAATGGGCATTCGACCTGCTTTATTGCATTGCTTTTGTGGTTATGGATGCACAGTGGCTGGCAAAGAATGCATCTTACATGGATTTCAAT GATGTTTTGAAGTCAACTCGAGCTCAGTTAGAGAAAGAATTTTTGTTGGAAGATGTATATCGGATTGAAGACATGCCATCATATAACCTGCTCTCTCAGTACTAG